One window of the Thunnus albacares chromosome 3, fThuAlb1.1, whole genome shotgun sequence genome contains the following:
- the fgfbp2b gene encoding fibroblast growth factor-binding protein 2b: protein RQQQQQQQQQQQQQQQQQQQQQQQQQQRSIWDEPIRFSTKAKDSCTMVVSGAGDYTRLRVSCKGPSQGQSPARSYYCDFQGKPNLCRAYNLNPRHYFTQMMWELRKLSHACQGPKIYRPQMCKKYPDEAQMTFLATWPKTTTPKPSKPVQEPRKPAVPSQTKPVTTPKPVKPQPQPVKPQQPNKGTQQPSKGTQTRKTTHKPGKTTTRPTEQPDSKASRLATEYCWKSFHGICSYFISWFQN, encoded by the coding sequence aggcagcagcaacagcagcagcaacagcagcagcagcagcagcagcagcagcaacagcagcagcagcagcagcagcagcagcgcagcATCTGGGATGAGCCCATCCGATTCAGCACCAAGGCCAAGGACTCCTGCACCATGGTAGTGTCCGGAGCCGGGGACTATACTCGTCTGCGTGTCTCCTGCAAAGGTCCGAGCCAGGGTCAGAGCCCAGCACGCTCCTACTACTGCGACTTCCAGGGCAAACCCAATCTGTGCCGTGCCTACAACCTCAACCCTCGCCACTACTTCACCCAGATGATGTGGGAGTTGAGGAAGCTGAGCCATGCCTGCCAGGGGCCCAAAATCTACCGCCCACAGATGTGTAAGAAATACCCCGACGAGGCCCAGATGACCTTCCTGGCCACCTGGCCCAAGACCACCACCCCCAAACCCTCCAAGCCCGTCCAGGAGCCGCGCAAACCAGCAGTGCCTTCCCAGACCAAGCCCGTCACTACTCCTAAACCTGTCAAGCCTCAGCCACAGCCCGTCAAGCCCCAGCAGCCAAATAAGGGCACCCAGCAGCCAAGTAAGGGCACTCAGACCAGAAAAACTACCCATAAGCCTGGGAAGACCACTACTCGCCCCACAGAGCAGCCTGACTCCAAAGCTTCCCGCCTCGCTACAGAGTACTGCTGGAAGAGCTTCCACGGCATCTGCAGCTACTTCATCAGCTGGTTCCAAAACTGA